The following nucleotide sequence is from Desulfuromonadaceae bacterium.
TGTTTTCGATGACTCGGAATGGCGTTCCAAGGCGGAGAGCAGGTTGCTCGGTCTGTCCATCAAGGAACTTAAAGAGGAGCGTCCGTTGCTGAAGCAACTGGCAAAGGGGAGTGATTTAGCTGACCGCGGTGAGCGACACTTTCAGTTTATTCAGGACCTGGCCAAATTTAACGGGACCCCCTTCATGACCTTGTTGCGGCAGGAATGCGATTCTTTTTTTGAGCGTTTTCCCGGACATCCCAAAACCGAAATGGTCCTGGAGATCAAGGCGGAGAGCCTGCTCCGCGAAAAGCGTTTCGTGGAGGCGTTCTCCGGCTATCGCCAGTTAGTGGGTATCTACCCCGCCAGTCCCCTCCGTTCCGCTCGATTGCTGGTTTTGGGTGGGGGGTACAACGATCAGCTTAAACACTATGAACGGGCGGTGGGGATCTTCGAACAGATCATCGCGGAGTATCCGGAACACGGTGCAGCCTTGACCGCCTATCAGCGGGCGGCACGTACCTACGAGAAGAACCTTGGGCGATATCCGAAGGCGGTTGAAACCCTCGATCAGATCGTCCAGCGTTACCCAGAAAATGAAGCAGCGCTGCAAGCGCTTCAGGATCAGGCGCGGATTTATACCGCGAATATTGGCAACTTCTATGCGGCGATAAAAACCTATCAGCGGTTGGCTGATAGGTTCCCCGGTGATGCCGCAGTGACCGCGCTGGTTCGTGCTGCCGAGCTGGCACGAAAAAACATTGAGGATTTCGATTTACAGATTGAACTTCAGCAGCGCCTGGGCTCCGAGTACCCCGGCCGCGAAGAGTCGATTGTCGCTCTCTACAGCAGTGCTGAAACATTTGAAGAAAAGTTGCGTGATCCGGCTCAGGCGATTGACGCTTATCAGTTGCTGATTGACACCTACCCGGACCACAAGTTGGTGAATAATGCCAAGAAACGCATCCAGAAGCTCACCGCGAAGAGATAGGTGGTTTGTGGGGTAACTTCGTTCCTGGCAGGGGACGCGTTAACAGCCTGATTCGGTGGCGGAGGCAAACATCTTACATGAAACCGAACTTTTTCATGCGATAGCGAAAGGCATCGATGCCAAGAGTCAGTTTCTTTGCCGCTTTCGACTGATTCCCTTCAGATGACTCCAGGGCCTGACGGATCAGCTCCCGTTCAACATCTTCAATATCGATCCCCTCCGGCGGCAGGCGAAAATTCACCAGATTGCCTCCGCCGCCGGAGGTTTTGGCGATAATTTCCTGGGGCAGATGCTCCAGCATCAGCGTTTCATCACTCTCCAGAATAATGGCCCGCTCAATGATGTTTTTCAATTCACGGACATTCCCCGGCCAGGCATACTCGACCAGAAACTTTTCGGCCATTTTGGAGACACCTTTGACACTCTTGCCGAACTCATGATTATAGTAATCGATGAAATGTTTCACCAGGGTCAGGATGTCTTCCTTGCGTTCACGCAACGGCGGCAGATAGATCGGGATAACTTGCAAACGGTAATAGAGGTCGTTACGAAATGTTTTTTCTTCGATAGCCTTGAGCAGGTCTTTGTTGGTCGCTGAAACGATACGCACATCGATCTGAATATCCTTGACTCCGCCGACGCGCCGAAAGGCTCTCTCTTCGAGAACCCGCAATAATTTGGCCTGCATCCCCAACTCCATGTCGCCAATTTCGTCGAGGAAGATGGTGCCACCGTCACTGATCTCAAAGAGCCCTTTTTTCTGATTCCGGGCGTCGGTAAAGGCCCCTTTTTCGTGCCCCATCAATTCACTTTCCAGAAGTGTTTCGGGGACTGCGGCACAATTGATCGCCATGAACGGTCTGTCGGCGCGCGCACTTTCGTAGTGAATCGCCTTGGCGATCAATTCCTTGCCGGTTCCGCTCTCCCCTTGAATCAGCACGGTACTGGCATCACTTTTGGCAACCTTGTCAACCATCGACATCACGTTCTGCATATGCCGACTCGTGCCGACCAGATTGTTTTTGCCGTAACGTTTGGTTTGCTCGGAGCGCAGGTGGGCGACTTCCCGTTTCAATTCGCCGGTTTCAAGGGCTTTCTTGATAACAATCGCCAGCTCGTCAAGGTTAAACGGTTTGTTGACATAGTCATACGCCCCCAGACGCATCGCCTTGACGGCGGTTTCCACCACCCCCAGCGCTGTCACCATGATCACCAGCACGTCGGTTTCCAGCTCCTTGACCTTTTCAAGAACCTCGATACCGTTCATGCCGGGCAGCTGGATATCGAGCAACATCAGGTCTGGAGGATCTTCACGCACCATTTTCAAGGCTTCTTCGCCGCTGGCTGCGGTGGTTACCTCGTACCCCTGTTTTTTCAGATTCTGTTCCAGTGACCAGCGAATCAACTGTTCGTCATCAACAACCAGAATTTTCTGTCCGCGCACGGTTTATTCCTCTTCCTTAAACGTCAGCGTCCCGGAATTAGCGGGCAGCTCAAGAATGAATGTCGTCCCCTCACCCACCTTGCTGTCAGCCCAGATTGCACCGTCGTGTTGTTCGAGTAACTGGCGGCAAATGGGCAAGCCAAGCCCCGTCCCTTGCGTCTTGGATGTATAGAATGGGGTAAATATTTTGTCAAGTTGACCTGCCGCGATCCCGCTGCCGGTATCCTCGATTTCAATCCGCACCACCTTGCCGCTTGTCGATTCAGCCAACAACGTTCGCACACTCAAGGTGCCACCGTTCGGCATCGCCTGAATGCCGTTAATCAGGACGTTGAACAACACTTGCTGAATCTGTTTTTCATCGATCAGCAGCGGCGGCAGACCGTGAGCCAGGTCCTTGAGACGATGAACCTTGTGGGTGCCGGGGTGCTGGTTCAAAAAGAACATGGTGTTGTTGACCAGTTCATTGATATTCACATGCGTCAACTCCGGCTTCCCCGGCTTGCCGAAGTAAAGCAGATCGGTGACTGTTTTGTTCAGTCGGTCGATCTGCTCAAGAACCTGGCGAACGATCTCCCGCCGTGGGTCGTCAGCTGCAAAGTCATCTGCCAATACCGACACCGCGCCGCTGATACCGGCGAGCGGGTTCCTGATTTCGTGCGCCAGCCCGGTCGCCATTTCCCCGACCGAAGCCAGACGATCGGCGCGTGCCATCTGTTTGTAGTGGTACTGTTCCAGTTCGTGCTGCACCCGTTCGAGGTTAATCACCATCGAATTGAAGCTGCGCATCAGGCTGCCCATCTCGTCGGAATATTTCGGTTTCATACGCACGCCAAGATCACCTGCCTCGACCTTGGCCATGTTGTCGGCAATCAGCTGCATCGGGCGTCTGACAAAACGCAACAGAATAAAGGAAACCCCTACCGACAGGAGGATAACGACCAGAGCGGTTGACAGGAGCAGATATTGTGACGACTCACGAAGCTTGCTGGTGGTGTCGGCGAGCGAAAAGTTGAGATTGAGCACCCCGACAACTTTGCGCCCCGGACCGTGGCACTGATAACAGCGCATATCGGTGTAGATGGGCTTGATAATGCCGAGAATATCTTCGCCATCGACATGAAAGATCCCCTCGGTGCGTCCATTGTGGAACAGGGAGAAAGCATTGGCATCGACCCGCGAGCCGATCTCCCAGGGGCGCGATGATTTGAGAATTGTCCCGTCGGGGTGAAAAATCTTGATCCCGGCAAGACGGTGGTTGCGGCCAACCATCTCCAGCACGGTTTGCACATCGTCGCTGTTGCCGAGGCGCATGGAATTGAAAATCGACTTTTCAACTGTCGACAGCAACAGTTCGGTATTCTCTTTGGTGGCCGCGACCAGATGCACCTGCTCACGACGGACCTGAAAAAGAGTAAAGGCTCCGATAACTGTCGACAAGAGCAATATGTTAAGAATAATAATGCGACTGATCAGGCTGTTGAAAAACAATATTTCCGCCTTTGTGGGCCGGTTGCAGAGAAGCTGTTACTTACGTTTCATGACGCGCTCGGCCGCTTCAACCAGATGTGCTGCGGTTAAACCGTAGTGCAACAGCAATTCATCTCCAGTGCCCGACTGGCCGAAAACATCGCGCAAACCGACCCGTTCGACCGGCACCGGACAGCTCTCGGCGAGGGTCTCGCAAACCACCCCGCCGAGCCCGCCGATGACCGAATGTTCTTCCGCTGTCACCACGGCTTTGGTCTCCCGCGCGGCCTGGAGTGCCAGTACGCTATCGAATGGTTTGAGCGAGGCAAAGTGGAGCACTCGCGCCGAGATATTTTCAGCCGCAAGAATTTCAGCGGCAGCCAGTGCCCGCGCCGTCATCAAGCCGGTGGCCATGAAGGTCAGATCGGTACCGTCGCGCAGGGTGACACCGCGACCGATGGCGAACGTGGCGGTGGCGGGGAAGATCGTCGGCACCTTCGAGCGCCCGAGACGCATATAGATCGGCCCCTGGCAAGCAGCAGCAGCGCGAATCGCGGCCGCGGTTTCGGGCCCGTCAGCCGGACACAAAACGGTCATGTTCGGCAGCGCGCGCATGATCGCCAGATCTTCTATCGACTGGTGGGAACCGCCATCTTCGCCGACCGTAATCCCGCCGTGCGTCGCCACAATCTTGACATTCATTTTTGGATAGGCGACCGATTGACGAATTTGTTCGAAGGCGCGACCGGCGGCAAAAACCGCAAAAGTAGAAGCAAAAGGAATCATTCCCCCGGCGGACAATCCAGCCGCCATCCCCACCATATTGGCTTCGGCAATCCCGGCATTAAAGAATCGCGCGGGGAACTCCCTGGCAAATCCCGCCGTCTTGGTCGAGCCGGAAAGATCGGCATCGAGGACAACGATCCGTTCGTTCTCCCTGCCTAGTTCCAGTAAGGTTTTACCGTAGGCATCTCGCGTTGCGATCTGTTCACTCACTGTATTTTGTCCTTATCCTGAATATCCAACTGCATGTAACGCTCATCACCTTCAGGCGTGGCCAAGATGCTCAAGCGCCCGTTCAAGCTCGTCATCGGACGGCGTGACGCCATGGTAGCTGGCCTTGTGCTCAAAAAACGGCACGCCTTTCCCCTTGACTGTCCGCGCGACAATCATGGTTGGCTGACCGGCGGTCTGTTCCGCTGCGTCGAATGCCTGTATAAGCGCGGCAAAATCATGTCCGTCAACCTCCACAACGTGCCAGTTGAAGGCGAGAAATTTCGCGCCGAGCGGCGCGATGTTCATCACGTCAGCGACATTGCCGTCGATCTGCAAACCATTTTGATCGACAATCGCACAGAGGTTGTCGAGCCGATAATGCGCGGCGGCCAGCGCGGCCTCCCAGACCTGACCTTCCTGCATTTCGCCATCCCCGAGCAGCACATAGGTGCGCGAGTTGCGCCCGGCAAGACGGTTTGCGAGTGCCAGCCCAACCGCCTGGGAGATCCCCTGCCCCAGCGAACCGGTACAGACATCAACGCCAGGAGTCTTGTTCATGTCGGGATGCCCTTGCAGATGGCTGCCGAGGCGGCGCAACGTTTGCAGATCCTCACGCGGGAAATATCCGGCGGCGGCCAGACAGGCATAGAGGGCTGGAGCAGCGTGCCCTTTGGAGAGCACAAAGCGATCCCGCTCAGGCCATGCGGGGTTGGTCGGATCGTGTCGCAGCCGCTGGAAATAGAGCGCCGTCAGCACATCAATGGCCGACAGACTGCCGCCGGTGTGTCCCGACCCGGCGGTGTTCAACATCTTTAAAATTTCAACCCTCAAACTACGGGCCTGCTCTTCCAGCGTGCGCAACAGCGCGTCGTCGCTCATCTTTGATTCATTCCTCGGTTTGCGTCCCCGCCACAGCGGTGGACGATTATCGAACGGTTATTTATCCTCACCGACCAGATAGGAGAGGATGAGGTCATCGAGACTGGGAGCTTTTGCCCGGTTCACTCCGGGCGAGGCGCCAAGAGCTGGCGGCGGCACGGGTGCGGAAACGACAACCCGGGGGGGCAGCGGCTCGTCCGGGAGTGGTGCGCCGGGCGTTTCGGGTGCCTCCGCCACAGCGGATGCTTCAACGTCAACGGCGGGCAATCCGCCACCGTAGCGCTTGGCGATCACGGCGTCAAATTCGCCCCCCTTGAGTCGGCGCAGCATCTCCTTATGTTGTTCCTTCATCAGGTCCTCAACGACCTGTTCCAGCCTGTCGACCTTGATGATATCGGCGTAGCTGGTCTTTTTGGACGCCAGAATATTTCCACCACGGTACAACAGGGTAATAATATGTGGAGTGGCGCGTCCACTATCCTCGGTCTGAATATGGTAGACCGCGCCCTTGTAACTGAAATTGTGATTAAACCCGACAACCATCCGCGACAATCACCCCGGCAAAATTAAGTTAATAGCGCATTTTGGCACAGAGCCATCTTCGGTGCAAGACTTCTTGCGCCCTCAGCCCCGATGTTCCAGCAGTTTTTTTACCTTGGCAACCGCCTCAAGGGCATCGCGGGCATACAGATCGGCGCCGATCCGCTCTGCATAATCCTGGGAAACAACCGCCCCGCCGATCATGGTGAACACCTCGACCCCGGCAGCCCGTAACCGCTCAACCACCACGTCCATCTGCGCAATCGTCGTGGTCATCAGGGCGGAGAGACCAACCGCATCGACAGCGTGCTCCTGTGCCGCGGCAACAATCCGGTCGGCAGCAACGTTCTTCCCCAGATCGATCACCTCGAAGCCGTGATTTTCGAGCAAAGTACACACAATATTCTTGCCGATGTCATGGATATCCCCTTCAACCGTTGCCATCAGGATGCGTCCGCGGCTGGGCATGTCCTCACCCTGCATTGCTTCCTTGATGCGCGCAAAGGCGCGGTGCATGGTCTCTGCGGAACGCATCACCTGGGGCAGAAACACCTGGCCGCTGCCAAACCGCCGTCCCACCTCTTCGAGACCGGGGAGCAACCCTTCATTGCTGATTTCAAGCGGCTTCAACCCGTCCCCAAGAGCCTGCTCGACCAGCGCGACAATCCCCTCTTCATCACCGCCGATGATGGCCTGCGCCAGTTGTTCACGAATCGCTGCCGGGGCATCACCCAGGTTTGTCGGCGGCGCGACAAGGGCATCAGCATAGTGGGCAATATAGGCGCTGGAATCGATATCCTTGCCGAGCAGCACCATCGCCGCGCGAAAGGCATCCATCATGCGTGCATCTTTCGGGTTGATGATTGCGGCATCAAGTCCCGCCTCCAGTGCCATGGCAAAAAAACTCGCCGAAAGGATCGGTCGCGCGGGAAGGCCGAAGGAAATATTACTCACCCCCAGAACCGTCGACAAATCAAGCTCGGCACGCACCCGGCGAATAGCCTTTAACGTTTCCACCGCCCGCTTCTGTTCCGCGGAAACGGTCAGGGTCAAGCAATCGATGACGATATCCGCGGCGGGAATACCTTCGGCCAGCGCCCGTTCCTTGATCTTGCGGGCTACCGCCAGACGACCGGCGGCGGTCTCCGGAATCCCCTGCTCATCAAGCGCCAGGCCGATGATTGCGGCACCGTATTTGCGCGCCAGCGGCAGAATTTTCGCGAGACTTTTCTCTTCACCACTCACGGAATTGATCAGCACCTTGCCATCGGCGGCCTGCAAGCCCCGTTCGAGCGCCGTCGGGTCGGAAGAATCAAGGACCAGCGGGGTCGCCACTGCGCCGCCCAGCGCAAAGACCGCGCGCTCCAACGCCAGCGGTTCATCAACCCCCGGCGCACCGCAATTGACATCGAGCAGGGTTGCCCCGCAGGCGCTCTGTTCCTTCCCTTCACGCCGCACGTAGGCAGTTTTTCCTTCGTGCAACTCGGCACTGTACCCTTTTTTTCCGGTCGGGTTGATCCGCTCACCGATGATCGCGCAGGGCGCCGCCGCACCGAGTGCTGTCACGGCGGTCCGGCTGGACAGGTAGCAGGTTGTGCGCGGCGGCGCAACCCAGTGCTGGTCAAGAGGGGTCAAAGCAATTTTGATGGCGCGAATATGGTCCGGAGTGGTTCCGCAGCAACCGCCGATAACCCGTACCCCCAGGGCGATCATGCGCTGGTGATAGACCGTCATCTCTTCCGGCGAGGCCGGGAAAATTGTTTCGCCATCGCGAAGTACAGGCAACCCCGCGTTCGCCTGCGAGATCAACGGACGTGCACTGACGGTGCGCATCTTGCTGAGTACGTCATAAATTCCGTCCGGCCCGAGGCCGCAGTTCGAGCCGATGACGTCCGCACCGAGAGCATCGAGGGTGACAATGGCCGCCTCCGGTGAGGTGCCGAGTACCGACCGGCCATTATCCTCAAACGTCATCATCGCAACGACTGGCAGGGTCGAGTATTCCTTACACGCGACCAGGGCGGCCTTCAGCTCACGGATATCAAGAAACGTTTCGAGGCTGATCAGATCGGCTCCCGCCGCGGCAAAAGCGCGCACCTGCTCGGCAAAGATCTCGACCATCGCAGTAAAGGCGGTCTCGCCGACCGGCGCGACGAAGAGCCCGGTCGGACCGATCGAAGCCCCCACCAGCACCCCTTCACCCCCCGCGCGGCGGGCAATCTCCACTCCGGCGCGATTGATCTCGGCGACCCGGTCGTCCAGCCCGTAATGGGCCAGCTTCACCCGACTGCCACCAAAGGTATTCGTTACCAGAATATCCGCACCGGCTGCGGCATACAGGCTGTGGACCGCGGCAACGACCTCCGGTCTGGTCAGGTTCAGTTCCTCGGGGCTCTGACCGGGTTCCAGACCACGGGCCTGCAACATCGTTCCCATCGCGCCATCGAGGACCAGAACCCGTTCTGCCATTGCTTCCAGAAATCGGCTCATCGCGTTTCTCCTCCGCCGTGTTTTTCGATTAATTCGCCAACCGCGTCGGTAGAAACGGCGTCGGCGGAATTTTCAACATAGCTGAAATCGACCGCAATCGGCCGCCGCAGGTCAACATGCCCCTTAATTGTTTCAACATCATTCCCTTCAACCAGAATACGGATCTGGCGAACATAGGGAAAATTGACCGCCAATGAATCAACCAGGGCATAAACCGTCAACAGTTCACTGACCGACCCCCCGGGATGCGCGGCGATAAACTCCCGGCTGAAATCGAGCATGGCCACACTCTCGTGCAGTTCCAGCTGGAGCAGACGGGCGCTTTCCGGCAGCACGCGTAACAACTCCGGATTCACCGGACCGGCAATCAGCGCCGCGACGACGCCGCACAGGTTCACGCTATCATTCACATCTTGCGGTAACAGCCGGGGTTCAGCGCTCAGCCTCCCTGCGGGGGTAGCAAAATAGAGGATTAATTCATGTTCGGGCAGTGCCTTGACGGTGTCAACCGGAGGTACCGGCGGGGCAGCGGGCGGAGACAGGCGGAGCCACCCCCAGAGTGCGAGCGCGGCAATGGCGAGGATGACGATCAAGAACGGTCCATTACGCCGCCGGGAGGTGAGCAGAGACCGCAATGGTGTTTTTTCTTTGGCCATAAGCTACTCCGTTATTTCGCTTTTGTCATCGAGATGAGCCAGTTCGACATGGGTCACATTGGCCAGCCCGGCGCCAAAGAACGCGCCACCGACGCGCTGAAAACGCTCCGGGGTATCGGTAACGCAAAACCGCGTGGTCCCCGTCCCCGGCGTGGTCCGCAGCTGCTTGTTGGCCGCCAGGATTGCCGCGACCCGGCGTGCAGTTTCTTGCGCCGAATCGACCAGGGTGATCTTCTCCCCGACCACCTCTTGCAGGGTCTTTTTTAATAACGGGTAGTGGGTGCAACCGAGAACCAGCGTATCGACACCATCACCACACAGCGGTGCCAGATATTCCACTGCCGTCATGCGGGTCACCGGGTGAGTGGTCCAGCCCTCTTCCGCCAGCGGCACAAAGAGCGGACAGGCGACACTGTAAACGATCAGTGCCTCATCCAAAGATTTGAGGGTCTGTTCGTAAGCGCCACTGCGGATCGTTCCCTCCGTCCCGATCACCGCAACCTTGCGGGTGCGGCTGACCTCACAGGCACGCCGCGCGCCCGGCTCGATCACCCCGACGACCGGGAGATGAAAGCGGTCCACCAGCGCTGGCAGGGCCACTGACGAGGCCGTATTGCAGGCCACCACGAGCATTTTCACCCCGTGTCGATGGAGAAAATCACCAGCTTCCAGCGAATATTGCAACACCCGGTGCGCGCTTTTGGACCCGTAGGGAACGCGGGCGGTATCACCGAGGTAGATCAGGTCTTCCTGCGGCAGCAGTTGCCGGATCGCCTTGAGGACCGTCAACCCTCCGACCCCTGAATCAAAAACTCCGACCGCCCGCTTTGCCATCGTAAAGGCCTTATCTGTCCGCAATGTACAAGCTGCTCGTTAAACGAGTGATGATAGGAAATCACGGCAATCAATGTCAATCTTTTCCGCAGCGAAACCCGTTTTTTGTGTTTTTTGTTTATCATCAAAGAAAGATGGGCTACAATACGCCGTGCTGGTTCTTGCAATTCACACCAGCCATTATTCCGTCACCGGAGTTCATCAATGAACACTGAGAGCTTTATCGAACTATTACAAAACTTCAAGAGTGACCGCATCATCGAAACCCTGGAGCAGCTCAACCTTGACGAGTGGATTCATAACCCCTGGTTTCTCGGTGGCGTTGGCGTTTTTGCACTGACCGCGCTGTTCATGAAGTGGCGCTTGCTGCTGGCGACGGTTGTCGGCATCGTCGGCATGGCCGGTCTTTTACAGTACACGCTTGAGCAGGGGACCGAGCTCACTTCGCTGGGCAACCAGAGCCTCATCATTTTTATCGGTGGTGGTCTCTTGATCACCATCATCTTCATCTACCTGGTTGTCATCAAGTCAGACTGACTTTGTCACCACCGGCATCTTTTCATTCAGTCATCCGGAGGCATTCATGTCCATAAAAAAACGCGACTGGCTTTTTGTCGCCCTGATCATCATCGTCGTCGGTTTTTTCATCGCCATCTCCGGCGAAGAAAAAACCACCAAAGTTCCCCGCGATGAAACGCACCTCAAATTCCAGTCAATGGTTGAACAGGACGGAAAAAAAGCCACCGAAAAATTCTGCAAAGAGTGCCACAACCCTGACCAGATCGCTCTCTCGGCGGCACATCCGCCACCATTTCGCTGCCTTTTCTGTCACAAGTTCTGAGTCGTTGCGCAGCCTCATCGCTCTTAGCTGACGCCCGGTTACCGTAGCCACCATCCATCCACATAGGGCGACTGTGTATCACCACAGTCACCCTATGTGATCCAGTTCGCAGTGCCATCATTATCCCGAACATCCCCCCCTCTGCGCAACTCAAGCCGCGCCGTTAAAATTTGATGAAAATCCATTCTTCTGGATAAATGATGCAAATTCAAACACTTGGACAAAAACCCATGAATCGGAATTTTGGCACTTATATTGCTTTCTGCCGGACCGGAACAACAATTATCTTCTTCAGGAGGTTTTTTGACTGATGCGGCACGACACAAATGAAAAAAACAGCGTGGTGGGAAAAATTGATTACCTGCTCTATCTGCTCGCCGGTGGGGTTCTGGTCATCATGAGTTTTTCATTCTTACTCTGGTTGCGCTTCTAACCATTAACCATCGCACCTGGAGCCCGTCACATACCGTACTGTCTGCCCTTGGGCCACATTGCGGCGCAGCGGTAACTTCCGCGGCTTTTATAAACCGCGAAGTAACACCTCCGCAGCATAGGGTTCCGCCCGTTGCGCCAACTCCTGAAGCCGCGCGGCCGGATACGCCGCGACAGCATGCCACTGCGCATCGAGCGCGTGTTCCGGTACAAATTGCTGCAACGCCCAGCGCCGTGCCCCGTTGATTGTTTTACCGAGGGTGTCAATTGTCTCTGCATCGATCCAGCCGGGAACACAGGTGGTGCGAAATTCATAATCGACCCCGGACGCCATCAGCATTGTTACCCCTCCCGCAAAGGACTGAATGTCACCCCCCTCACCACCAAGTTCGCCATAACGCTCGGGGAGCGTTTTCAGATCGACGGCGACATAGTCCAGCAACCCTTCCGCCAGCGCCGCTTTCAGCACCGCCGGGCGCAAGCCGTTGGTGTCGAGCTTGATCTGCAACCCCAACGCACGAATTTCGCGCAACAGTGGCAACAGACCTGGCGCCAGCGTTGGCTCCCCACCGGAAATGACAACCCCGTCAATAAACTTGCGCCGCCGGCGCAAATTGTTCAGCAGCTCATCCTCGGGGTAGTCGGGGAGTTCATCCGGCGCATCAATCAGTTGTGGATTATGGCAGTAAGGACAACGCAGATTGCACCCGCCATAAAAAACCAGCGCGGCAATCCGCCCCGGAAAGTCGAGCAGACTGGTGCCTTGAAAACCTTTGATTGTCAACCGTTACTCCCGTTCCGCACTGACCGTGAACTCCTTGCGCTCTTTGAACTCTTCTTTTTTCCCCTTGTTCCACTGCTGCACCGGCCTGAAAAAACCGCAGACCCGCGAGTAAACTTCCGTTTTTTCCTTACATTTGGTGGGCATTTAAACGTCTCCTTTGAGCGTTGCAGATAGTCACGCCGCCTCCCCCGCATGGGGATGTGGGCAGGCAAAATGTTCCCCCGGAATATAACCGTGCTCCGGACAAATTGTGAACGTGGGACTGAGCGTAAAGTAGGGTAGCCGGAAATTCTCGGCAATGCGCCGCACCAGCAGGCGGGCGCCGCGCCAGTCGTCAATGCGCTCGCCGAGGAAGCCGTGAAAGACCGTCCCGCCAGTGTAGCGGGTTTGCAGATCGTCCTGGTGACTCAACGCCTCAAAAATATCGTCAGTGCAGCCGACCGGCAGTTGCGATGAGTTGGTATAGTAGGGCGTTTCACCACCGGCGGTGATGATGTCGGCATAGCGATCACGATCCAGTCGCGCCAGACGGTAACTGGTCCCCTCTCCCGGCGTTGCTTCCAGATTGTAGAGCTGCCCCGATTCTTCCTGATAGCGCAGCAACTCGTTGCGCATCCGGTCGAGCGTTTCGGTCGCCAGTGCCTTGCCAGCGACGCCGTCGATCCCCTCACCGACCAGCGCCCGGCACGCCTCGTTCATGCCGATCAGGCCGATGGTCGAAAAGTGATTGTCCCAGAAACGTCCACTGCGGGCGAAGATACCAGCGAGATAGAATTTGCTGTACGGGTACAGCCCCTGCGCGGTAAAACGCTCCAGCTGCTTACGCTTGATCTCCAGCGATTCGCGTGCCCACCCCATCAATGTGGAAATGCGCGCGAAGAACGCCTCCCGGTTTTCCGCCTCGTAGGCAGCACGCGGCAGATTGAGCGTCACCACTCCGATTGACCCGGTCAACGGATTCGAGCCAAAGAGGCCGCCACCGCGCCGCCGCAATTCCCGATTGTCAAGCCGTAACCGGCAACACATCGAGCGCGCATCTTCCGGATCCATATCGGAATTGATAAAGTTGGAAAAATAGGGGATGCCATACTTCGCGGTCATCTCCCAGATTG
It contains:
- a CDS encoding homocysteine S-methyltransferase family protein produces the protein MSRFLEAMAERVLVLDGAMGTMLQARGLEPGQSPEELNLTRPEVVAAVHSLYAAAGADILVTNTFGGSRVKLAHYGLDDRVAEINRAGVEIARRAGGEGVLVGASIGPTGLFVAPVGETAFTAMVEIFAEQVRAFAAAGADLISLETFLDIRELKAALVACKEYSTLPVVAMMTFEDNGRSVLGTSPEAAIVTLDALGADVIGSNCGLGPDGIYDVLSKMRTVSARPLISQANAGLPVLRDGETIFPASPEEMTVYHQRMIALGVRVIGGCCGTTPDHIRAIKIALTPLDQHWVAPPRTTCYLSSRTAVTALGAAAPCAIIGERINPTGKKGYSAELHEGKTAYVRREGKEQSACGATLLDVNCGAPGVDEPLALERAVFALGGAVATPLVLDSSDPTALERGLQAADGKVLINSVSGEEKSLAKILPLARKYGAAIIGLALDEQGIPETAAGRLAVARKIKERALAEGIPAADIVIDCLTLTVSAEQKRAVETLKAIRRVRAELDLSTVLGVSNISFGLPARPILSASFFAMALEAGLDAAIINPKDARMMDAFRAAMVLLGKDIDSSAYIAHYADALVAPPTNLGDAPAAIREQLAQAIIGGDEEGIVALVEQALGDGLKPLEISNEGLLPGLEEVGRRFGSGQVFLPQVMRSAETMHRAFARIKEAMQGEDMPSRGRILMATVEGDIHDIGKNIVCTLLENHGFEVIDLGKNVAADRIVAAAQEHAVDAVGLSALMTTTIAQMDVVVERLRAAGVEVFTMIGGAVVSQDYAERIGADLYARDALEAVAKVKKLLEHRG
- a CDS encoding GerMN domain-containing protein; this encodes MAKEKTPLRSLLTSRRRNGPFLIVILAIAALALWGWLRLSPPAAPPVPPVDTVKALPEHELILYFATPAGRLSAEPRLLPQDVNDSVNLCGVVAALIAGPVNPELLRVLPESARLLQLELHESVAMLDFSREFIAAHPGGSVSELLTVYALVDSLAVNFPYVRQIRILVEGNDVETIKGHVDLRRPIAVDFSYVENSADAVSTDAVGELIEKHGGGETR
- the murI gene encoding glutamate racemase; amino-acid sequence: MAKRAVGVFDSGVGGLTVLKAIRQLLPQEDLIYLGDTARVPYGSKSAHRVLQYSLEAGDFLHRHGVKMLVVACNTASSVALPALVDRFHLPVVGVIEPGARRACEVSRTRKVAVIGTEGTIRSGAYEQTLKSLDEALIVYSVACPLFVPLAEEGWTTHPVTRMTAVEYLAPLCGDGVDTLVLGCTHYPLLKKTLQEVVGEKITLVDSAQETARRVAAILAANKQLRTTPGTGTTRFCVTDTPERFQRVGGAFFGAGLANVTHVELAHLDDKSEITE
- a CDS encoding cytochrome c, whose translation is MSIKKRDWLFVALIIIVVGFFIAISGEEKTTKVPRDETHLKFQSMVEQDGKKATEKFCKECHNPDQIALSAAHPPPFRCLFCHKF
- a CDS encoding anaerobic ribonucleoside-triphosphate reductase activating protein; the encoded protein is MTIKGFQGTSLLDFPGRIAALVFYGGCNLRCPYCHNPQLIDAPDELPDYPEDELLNNLRRRRKFIDGVVISGGEPTLAPGLLPLLREIRALGLQIKLDTNGLRPAVLKAALAEGLLDYVAVDLKTLPERYGELGGEGGDIQSFAGGVTMLMASGVDYEFRTTCVPGWIDAETIDTLGKTINGARRWALQQFVPEHALDAQWHAVAAYPAARLQELAQRAEPYAAEVLLRGL
- a CDS encoding anaerobic ribonucleoside-triphosphate reductase, with protein sequence MPTKCKEKTEVYSRVCGFFRPVQQWNKGKKEEFKERKEFTVSAERE